One Lampris incognitus isolate fLamInc1 chromosome 14, fLamInc1.hap2, whole genome shotgun sequence DNA window includes the following coding sequences:
- the opn7a gene encoding opsin 7, group member a, with product MVPGADDTAFHSNVPVAVDVAVAIIYSVFGVCSVFGNGTLLYVSHKKKQPLKPAELFIVNLAVSDVCLTLSLYPMAITSSFSHRWLYGETVCYTYAFCGMLFGLCSLTTLTMLSMVCFLKVCYPLYGNRFNTAHGCLLIACTWAYALLFACAPLAHWGEYGPEPYGTACCIDWSLSNQRSEARSYTVALFVFCYILPCCAIAASYTGIAVMVRSSRKTMEQHTARKRHMTNIQTVIVKLSVAVCIGFLAAWSPYAVVSMWATFGHVENIPPLAFAMPAMFAKSSTIYNPIINLMLRPNLRKVMCRDLGKLRRACLRVCLCSLGPEKFHHFKPMIRPGVCTICRQTDQVCSANASVRTHAVGAKVGRGCERCSDTFECFRQYPRVCHIASPVVGGETPENLGVPPPEPRTNALNPKRACRKTFLRNIPVRRKQTSEIDNLQINLELVPGHTKVAWP from the exons ATGGTGCCGGGTGCTGATGACACGGCCTTCCATTCAAATGTACCCGTAGCAGTGGACGTAGCAGTGGCAATAATCTACTCTGTATTTG GAGTCTGCTCCGTCTTCGGCAACGGCACGTTGCTGTACGTCTCCCACAAGAAAAAGCAGCCGCTGAAGCCCGCCGAGCTCTTCATCGTCAACCTGGCCGTCAGCGACGTGTGCCTGACGCTGTCCCTCTACCCCATGGCGATAACTTCCAGCTTCTCTCACAG gtgGCTGTATGGGGAAACGGTGTGCTACACGTATGCTTTCTGTGGCATGTTGTTCGGCCTCTGCAGTCTGACTACATTAACCATGCTGAGCATGGTGTGCTTTCTGAAAGTGTGCTATCCGCTCTATG ggaaccGGTTTAACACTGCTCATGGGTGTTTGCTGATCGCCTGTACTTGGGCCTACGCTCTGCTGTTCGCCTGCGCCCCGCTGGCCCACTGGGGCGAGTACGGACCGGAGCCTTATGGCACCGCCTGCTGCATCGACTGGAGTCTGTCCAATCAGCGCAGCGAGGCGCGCTCCTACACCGTGGCGCTGTTCGTCTTCTGCTACATCCTCCCGTGCTGCGCTATCGCGGCGTCGTACACAGGCATCGCGGTCATGGTGCGTTCCTCCCGCAAAACCATGGAGCAGCACACAGCTAGGAAGAGGCACATGACCAACATCCAGACAGTTATTGTTAAG CTAAGTGTCGCTGTCTGCATTGGCTTCTTAGCGGCGTGGAGTCCCTACGCTGTGGTATCTATGTGGGCCACGTTCGGACACGTTGAAAACATCCCTCCTCTGGCTTTCGCAATGCCGGCCATGTTTGCCAAGTCCTCCACCATCTACAACCCCATCATCAACCTGATGCTGAGGCCCAATTTGCGCAAGGTGATGTGCAGGGATCTGGGCAAGCTGCGGCGTGCCTGTCTGagggtctgcctctgctcccttGGTCCAGAGAAATTCCACCACTTCAAGCCCATGATCAGACCCGGGGTTTGCACCATCTGCAGGCAGACTGACCAAGTCTGTTCCGCCAACGCCTCCGTCCGAACTCATGCGGTGGGGGCAAAGGTCGGCAGAGGCTGCGAGAGGTGCAGTGACACTTTTGAATGCTTTAGACAATACCCTCGAGTGTGCCACATCGCCAGTCCCGTCGTAGGCGGCGAAACACCGGAGAACCTGGGCGTTCCACCTCCAGAGCCCCGAACAAATGCACTAAACCCAAAGAGAGCCTGTCGCAAAACGTTTCTGCGGAACATCCCTGTGCGCAGAAAACAGACCTCTGAGATAGATAATCTCCAGATCAATCTGGAGCTGGTACCAGGACATACCAAAGTGGCTTGGCCTTGA